Proteins found in one Arthrobacter sp. U41 genomic segment:
- the mltG gene encoding endolytic transglycosylase MltG produces MSPVNSDDASGDAFGGLSRSLTRKEIRAREQIQRTQEHDAIPPQAFETGEETPAAPVKPAGTPEPPASAPTVHHEQAHEEPVPERATQAPVHDEPLHEQPVHDEAVHNEPVPVEQAHNEPLHHEPVYDEPLHEYPGEVAREDAAPDAADFVPGYEPRHDSEIHDGHAVHPSGEARYVYADADARPDEYHHEEDGQVVLAGGSAIRTTKGPSKKVRRRRRFFALLLTLLVFVVAVSVGAQFLKPLLGGDTLADFPGPGTGEVLITVPPGSGPKSVATELQEKKVVANADTFLREFLASGGALAPGDFTMRTEMKNSDAVAVLLNRDQDKVMYFALSAGLRIGESLQAISEGTGVPVAQLKELSDSPGQFGVSARAQNLEGFLAPGEHRFPLGTPAKDVLQKLVTTTLDELTSQGVTDPEKQYDVITVASIVQAEGGQAEYGDVAGAIYNRLKPDNIETNGLIQSDATVTYGLGIKSFHIDEAQKADKSNPYNTYANQGLPVGPIGSPGKTAIDAAAKPKTNDYLYWVTINLDTKETLFSKTLAEHNTYVARYNAWCEANPGRCV; encoded by the coding sequence GTGAGCCCGGTCAACAGTGACGACGCCTCCGGTGACGCTTTCGGCGGCCTCAGCCGTTCGCTGACGCGTAAAGAGATCAGGGCCCGGGAGCAAATCCAGCGGACCCAGGAACACGACGCCATCCCGCCGCAGGCCTTCGAAACCGGCGAGGAGACCCCGGCAGCGCCGGTTAAGCCCGCCGGCACGCCTGAGCCGCCCGCGTCGGCCCCGACCGTGCACCATGAACAAGCCCATGAGGAACCTGTGCCGGAGCGCGCCACCCAGGCGCCCGTGCACGACGAGCCCCTGCACGAACAGCCCGTGCACGACGAGGCGGTGCACAACGAGCCCGTCCCTGTCGAGCAGGCTCACAACGAGCCCCTGCACCACGAGCCCGTTTACGACGAGCCCCTGCACGAGTACCCGGGGGAGGTGGCCCGGGAGGACGCAGCCCCGGATGCCGCCGACTTTGTCCCCGGCTACGAACCCCGCCATGACTCTGAGATTCACGACGGCCACGCCGTCCACCCCTCCGGGGAAGCACGCTACGTTTACGCCGATGCGGATGCCCGCCCGGACGAATACCACCACGAGGAAGACGGCCAGGTTGTCCTGGCCGGAGGTTCAGCCATCCGCACGACGAAGGGCCCGTCCAAGAAGGTCCGCCGCCGGCGCCGCTTCTTTGCGCTGTTGCTGACCCTGTTGGTCTTCGTGGTGGCGGTCTCCGTCGGCGCGCAGTTCCTTAAACCCCTCCTCGGCGGCGACACGCTGGCCGACTTCCCCGGCCCCGGAACCGGTGAGGTCCTTATCACCGTGCCGCCGGGCTCCGGGCCGAAGTCGGTGGCAACCGAACTGCAGGAAAAGAAGGTGGTCGCGAACGCGGACACCTTCCTCCGGGAGTTCCTGGCCTCCGGCGGTGCGCTGGCCCCCGGTGATTTCACCATGCGCACTGAAATGAAGAATTCCGACGCCGTGGCCGTACTGCTGAACCGGGACCAGGACAAGGTCATGTACTTCGCCCTGAGCGCCGGGCTCAGGATCGGCGAATCGCTCCAGGCCATCTCTGAGGGCACCGGCGTTCCGGTCGCCCAACTCAAGGAGCTCAGCGACTCGCCCGGGCAGTTCGGTGTGTCGGCCAGGGCCCAGAACCTCGAAGGATTCCTCGCCCCCGGCGAGCACCGGTTCCCGCTCGGCACCCCGGCCAAGGACGTGCTGCAGAAGCTTGTGACCACGACCCTGGACGAGCTCACGTCCCAGGGCGTCACCGATCCCGAGAAACAGTACGACGTCATCACCGTCGCCAGCATCGTCCAGGCCGAAGGCGGCCAGGCGGAGTACGGCGACGTGGCGGGTGCCATCTACAACCGGCTCAAGCCGGACAACATCGAGACGAACGGGCTGATCCAGTCCGACGCAACGGTGACCTACGGGCTCGGCATCAAGAGCTTCCACATTGACGAGGCGCAGAAGGCCGACAAGTCCAACCCGTACAACACCTACGCCAACCAGGGCCTGCCGGTGGGGCCGATCGGCTCGCCGGGCAAGACGGCGATCGACGCGGCCGCCAAACCCAAGACGAACGACTACCTGTACTGGGTGACGATCAACCTGGACACCAAGGAAACCCTGTTCTCCAAGACGCTGGCGGAGCACAACACCTACGTCGCCAGATACAACGCGTGGTGTGAGGCCAACCCCGGACGCTGCGTATGA
- a CDS encoding replication-associated recombination protein A, producing the protein MDDLFGAGRDSGGAIEDDGDAEESGERRAASPRSPLAVRMRPRTLDDVVGQQHLLGQGSPLRQLAAGTDATGPAGPSSLILWGPPGTGKTTLAHVIAKGPGRKFVELSAITAGVKDVRRVMEEALTARDLFKTTTVLFLDEIHRFNKAQQDALLPGVENRWVVLVAATTENPSFSVVSPLLSRSLLLTLKPLTDADVEGLLLRAAADHRGFGGKVDLSAEALAHLVRLSGGDARRALTALEAAAGVAFGDADNTGAVEAGAVEAAAAAPGAEDAPVRIELKHTERALDVAAVRYDRAGDQHYDVASAFIKSIRGSDVDAALHYLARMLEAGEDPRFVARRIVISAAEDVGMADPTALQTAVAAAQAVQLIGMPEGRIILAQAVVHLATAPKSNAAYMGIHQAIADVRAGLGNGIPAHLRDAHYPGSKQLGHGQGYKYAHDAPHSVATQQYPPDDLVGRNYYEPTANGAERDISTRLERLRRIIRGK; encoded by the coding sequence GTGGATGATCTCTTTGGCGCAGGACGGGACAGCGGCGGCGCTATCGAGGATGACGGCGACGCCGAAGAGTCAGGGGAACGCCGCGCCGCCTCGCCGCGCAGCCCGCTTGCAGTCAGGATGCGGCCGCGGACCCTCGATGACGTGGTGGGCCAGCAGCACCTCCTCGGACAGGGTTCGCCGCTGCGCCAGCTCGCCGCCGGCACGGACGCCACCGGCCCCGCGGGTCCCAGTTCGCTGATTCTGTGGGGGCCTCCCGGCACCGGCAAGACCACGCTCGCGCACGTCATCGCGAAGGGCCCCGGCCGGAAGTTCGTGGAGCTCTCCGCCATTACCGCCGGCGTCAAGGACGTCCGCCGGGTCATGGAGGAAGCCCTCACCGCCCGGGATCTCTTCAAGACAACCACCGTGCTGTTCCTGGACGAGATCCACCGCTTCAACAAGGCCCAGCAGGACGCCCTGCTGCCCGGCGTCGAGAACCGCTGGGTGGTCCTGGTCGCTGCGACCACCGAAAATCCCTCTTTCTCCGTCGTCTCGCCGCTGCTCTCGCGGTCCCTGCTGCTGACCCTCAAACCGCTGACCGACGCCGACGTCGAGGGGCTGCTGCTGCGGGCCGCGGCCGATCACCGCGGATTCGGCGGCAAGGTGGACCTCAGCGCCGAAGCCCTGGCGCACCTGGTCCGGCTCTCCGGCGGGGACGCCCGCCGGGCGCTCACCGCGCTGGAGGCGGCCGCGGGCGTCGCGTTCGGTGACGCGGATAATACCGGCGCAGTTGAAGCCGGCGCAGTTGAAGCCGCCGCAGCCGCCCCGGGGGCTGAGGACGCACCGGTGAGGATCGAACTCAAGCACACGGAACGGGCCCTGGACGTCGCCGCGGTGCGCTACGACCGCGCCGGCGACCAGCACTATGATGTCGCCAGTGCCTTCATCAAGTCCATCCGGGGTTCCGACGTGGACGCCGCCCTGCATTACCTCGCCCGGATGCTCGAAGCGGGGGAGGACCCGCGGTTCGTGGCCCGGCGCATCGTTATCTCCGCCGCAGAGGACGTCGGCATGGCGGACCCGACGGCGCTGCAGACCGCCGTCGCCGCCGCCCAGGCAGTGCAGCTGATCGGCATGCCCGAGGGTCGGATCATTCTGGCGCAGGCCGTGGTCCACCTCGCCACCGCGCCCAAATCCAACGCTGCATATATGGGGATCCACCAAGCGATCGCGGACGTCCGCGCCGGACTCGGCAACGGCATCCCCGCCCACCTTCGCGACGCCCACTACCCGGGATCCAAACAGCTGGGCCACGGGCAGGGCTACAAATACGCCCACGACGCGCCGCACTCGGTGGCCACCCAGCAGTATCCGCCGGACGATCTGGTGGGCCGGAACTACTACGAGCCGACGGCCAACGGTGCCGAACGGGACATCTCCACCCGGCTGGAACGGCTGCGCAGGATCATCCGCGGCAAGTGA
- the rpsD gene encoding 30S ribosomal protein S4 has translation MANNTRARRTARLSRALGIALTPKAAKYMERRPYGPGEHGRARKKQDSDYAVRLREKQRLRAQYGIREAQMTRAFEEARRTKGLTGENLIELLEMRLDALVLRAGFARTIAQARQLVVHRHILVDGIRVDRPSFRVAEGQLVHVHSRSESMPPFQVAAAGAHRDVLPMVPAYLDVKLDALQARLVRRPKRSEVPVTCEEQLVVEFYAR, from the coding sequence GTGGCTAACAACACTCGTGCTCGCCGGACCGCACGCCTTTCGCGTGCACTCGGCATCGCTCTGACCCCCAAGGCCGCCAAGTACATGGAGCGCCGTCCGTACGGCCCCGGTGAGCATGGCCGTGCCCGCAAGAAGCAGGACTCCGACTACGCCGTACGTCTGCGCGAAAAGCAGCGTCTGCGCGCCCAGTACGGCATCCGCGAAGCCCAGATGACCCGTGCCTTCGAAGAAGCACGCCGCACCAAGGGCCTGACCGGTGAAAACCTGATCGAACTGCTCGAGATGCGTCTCGACGCCCTCGTGCTGCGTGCAGGCTTCGCCCGCACCATCGCCCAGGCCCGCCAGCTGGTTGTCCACCGCCACATCCTGGTCGACGGCATCCGCGTTGACCGCCCGTCTTTCCGCGTCGCTGAGGGCCAGCTGGTCCACGTACACAGCCGCAGTGAGTCCATGCCTCCGTTCCAGGTTGCAGCAGCCGGCGCCCACCGCGACGTCCTGCCGATGGTTCCGGCCTACCTGGACGTCAAGCTTGACGCCCTGCAGGCCCGCCTGGTCCGTCGCCCCAAGCGCTCCGAGGTCCCCGTGACCTGCGAAGAGCAGCTCGTTGTGGAATTCTACGCACGCTAG
- the alaS gene encoding alanine--tRNA ligase, whose product MKSQEITKRWIDFFVSKGHTAVPSASLVSSDPSLLFTVAGMVPFIPYLTAREEAPYKRATSVQKCIRTGDIEEVGKTARHGTFFQMCGNFSFGDYFKEDAIKFAWELLTKSVEDGGYGLPPENLWVTVYEEDDEAEQLWLKNTGMPAERIQRMGKADNYWSTGQPGPAGPCSEIYYDRGPAYGVEGGPIADENRYVEIWNLVFMQYQIDNVRSKVDFDITGELPKKNIDTGLGMERLAMILQGVENMYETDQVRPVIDKAAALSGREYTSAESAQDPHHTDDVRMRVVADHIRSSLMLIADGVTPSNEGRGYVLRRLIRRAVRSMRLLGVERACLPDLLPASRDAMKGVYPIVETDFDRISRIAYAEEKAFLRTIASGTARLEDAVKESQAAGRPLSGADAFALHDTYGFPIDLTLEMAEEAGLKVDEPEFRKLMLEQRQRAQADAKGKKGSHADLSAFQELLSAGETVFTGYTELTGESKVRGILAGGRKVSQAATGDEIELVLAETPFYAEAGGQAADTGLITGDGFVVEVLDVQRPIKGLSVHKAIVREGEIGADSLVQAAVDRERRHAAEQAHTGTHIVHAALHQILGPEALQRGSFNKAGYLRFDFAWGEGLSPATRSEIEEVSNIAIRNNYRVETKIMGLAEAKALGAMALFGENYGNEVRVVEIDGAWSRELCGGTHVENTSLIGSLSLLGEQSVGSGNRRVEAFVGMDAFRHLAAERALVTELTEMLKVPSGLLTDRIATTLTKLKTAEKELERLRKEQFTAAAAQLVGTARDAAGVKVIAHDAGQVSGADDLRGLALDLRTRLGSEPAAVAVAGVSNDRPVILVATNEAARAAGVKAGALVRLAAGILGGGGGGKDDVAQGGGTDAGKVGAALAAVVDAITRR is encoded by the coding sequence ATGAAGTCGCAGGAGATCACCAAGCGCTGGATCGACTTTTTTGTCAGCAAGGGCCACACGGCGGTTCCCTCCGCCTCGCTGGTCTCCAGCGATCCGTCCCTGCTGTTCACTGTGGCCGGCATGGTCCCATTTATCCCTTACCTGACGGCCCGTGAGGAAGCGCCCTACAAGCGCGCCACCAGCGTGCAGAAGTGCATCCGGACCGGCGACATAGAGGAAGTCGGCAAGACGGCCCGCCACGGCACCTTCTTCCAGATGTGCGGCAACTTCTCCTTCGGCGACTACTTCAAGGAAGACGCCATCAAGTTCGCCTGGGAACTGCTCACCAAGAGCGTTGAAGACGGCGGCTACGGGCTGCCGCCCGAGAACCTCTGGGTCACCGTCTACGAAGAGGACGACGAGGCGGAGCAGCTCTGGCTCAAGAACACCGGCATGCCCGCCGAGCGGATTCAGCGGATGGGCAAGGCGGACAACTACTGGTCCACCGGCCAGCCCGGCCCCGCCGGGCCCTGCTCCGAGATCTACTACGACCGCGGCCCGGCCTACGGCGTCGAGGGCGGTCCGATCGCCGATGAGAACCGTTACGTGGAAATCTGGAACCTCGTGTTCATGCAGTACCAGATCGACAATGTGCGCTCCAAGGTCGACTTCGACATCACCGGTGAACTCCCCAAGAAGAATATCGACACCGGCCTCGGCATGGAACGCCTCGCGATGATCCTGCAGGGCGTCGAAAACATGTACGAGACGGACCAGGTCCGCCCCGTCATCGACAAGGCCGCCGCCCTGTCCGGCCGCGAGTACACCTCCGCCGAATCCGCGCAGGACCCGCACCACACCGACGACGTCAGGATGCGCGTCGTCGCCGACCACATCCGCTCCTCCCTCATGCTGATCGCCGACGGCGTCACCCCCTCCAACGAGGGCCGCGGCTACGTGCTGCGCCGCCTGATCCGCCGCGCCGTGCGCTCGATGCGCCTGCTCGGGGTCGAGAGGGCCTGCCTGCCGGACCTGCTGCCGGCTTCCCGGGACGCCATGAAGGGTGTGTACCCGATCGTGGAGACGGACTTCGACCGGATCAGCCGGATCGCCTACGCCGAAGAGAAAGCGTTCCTGCGCACCATCGCGTCCGGCACGGCACGCCTTGAGGACGCCGTCAAGGAGTCCCAGGCCGCCGGCCGGCCGCTTTCCGGCGCCGACGCCTTCGCCCTCCACGACACCTACGGCTTCCCGATCGACCTCACGCTCGAAATGGCCGAAGAGGCCGGGCTGAAGGTCGACGAGCCCGAGTTCCGCAAGCTCATGCTGGAACAGCGCCAGCGCGCGCAGGCCGACGCCAAGGGCAAGAAGGGGTCCCACGCGGACCTCAGCGCCTTCCAGGAGCTGCTCTCCGCCGGGGAAACCGTATTCACCGGCTACACCGAACTCACCGGCGAGTCCAAGGTGCGCGGCATCCTCGCCGGCGGCCGCAAGGTTTCCCAGGCCGCCACGGGCGACGAGATTGAACTCGTCCTGGCCGAGACCCCGTTCTATGCCGAGGCCGGCGGCCAGGCTGCCGACACCGGGCTGATCACGGGCGACGGCTTCGTCGTCGAGGTCCTCGACGTCCAGCGCCCCATCAAGGGCCTGAGCGTGCACAAGGCAATCGTCCGCGAGGGCGAAATCGGTGCCGACTCCCTCGTCCAGGCGGCGGTGGACCGGGAACGGCGGCACGCCGCAGAGCAGGCCCACACCGGCACGCACATCGTGCACGCGGCCCTGCACCAGATCCTGGGCCCGGAAGCGCTGCAGCGCGGCTCCTTCAACAAGGCCGGCTACCTGCGGTTCGACTTCGCCTGGGGTGAAGGACTGAGCCCGGCCACCCGCTCTGAAATCGAGGAAGTCTCCAACATCGCCATCCGCAACAACTACCGGGTGGAGACCAAGATCATGGGACTCGCCGAGGCCAAGGCGCTGGGCGCCATGGCACTCTTCGGCGAGAACTACGGCAACGAGGTCCGCGTGGTGGAGATCGACGGCGCCTGGTCCCGCGAACTCTGCGGCGGCACCCACGTCGAGAACACCTCGCTGATCGGCAGCCTGTCGCTGCTCGGGGAACAGTCCGTCGGATCGGGAAACCGCCGCGTTGAGGCCTTCGTCGGCATGGATGCCTTCCGGCATCTCGCTGCCGAACGCGCCCTCGTCACCGAACTCACCGAGATGCTCAAGGTTCCCTCCGGCCTGCTCACGGACCGGATCGCCACCACCCTGACCAAGCTCAAGACTGCGGAGAAGGAGCTCGAGCGCCTCCGCAAGGAGCAGTTCACGGCGGCAGCCGCGCAGCTGGTCGGCACCGCCCGGGACGCCGCCGGCGTCAAGGTTATCGCCCACGACGCGGGCCAGGTCAGCGGCGCGGACGACCTCCGCGGCCTGGCTCTGGACCTGCGGACCCGCCTCGGCTCCGAGCCGGCTGCCGTTGCGGTCGCCGGTGTGAGCAATGACCGCCCGGTCATCCTGGTCGCCACTAACGAGGCCGCCCGCGCAGCCGGCGTCAAGGCCGGCGCCCTCGTGCGCCTCGCCGCCGGAATCCTCGGCGGCGGCGGTGGCGGCAAGGATGATGTTGCCCAGGGCGGCGGCACGGACGCCGGCAAGGTCGGCGCGGCCCTCGCAGCCGTCGTGGACGCCATCACCCGGCGATAA
- a CDS encoding acVLRF1 family peptidyl-tRNA hydrolase, whose translation MTTTETRVAFVSGARLQGWVERFAASHGELVEEELDGGLQLRAADGAAALLQAPWPVDGRPGRGSGAVSRLASLASQPRRIGAVLVRRGGYSVAVVSGGAVLASKTGTRHVQSRTAAGGWSQQRFARRRANQADALVEAVADHAARIFADHRIEYLAPGGDRTLAEQVLAEPALKQFAARPRLAFLDVPDPRAAVLKKAAADLCAVRILVTDPPANDRS comes from the coding sequence ATGACAACCACCGAAACCCGTGTGGCGTTCGTCTCCGGTGCCCGGCTGCAGGGCTGGGTGGAGCGTTTCGCCGCGAGCCACGGCGAGCTCGTCGAGGAGGAGCTCGACGGCGGGCTGCAGCTGCGTGCCGCCGACGGGGCCGCGGCCCTGCTTCAGGCGCCGTGGCCGGTGGACGGGCGTCCCGGGCGCGGCAGCGGCGCCGTGTCCCGGCTCGCGTCCCTGGCATCCCAGCCGCGGCGCATCGGCGCTGTACTGGTCCGCCGGGGCGGCTACTCGGTGGCCGTGGTCAGCGGCGGCGCTGTCCTCGCGTCCAAGACGGGAACCCGGCATGTCCAGTCCCGGACGGCAGCGGGCGGCTGGTCCCAGCAGCGTTTTGCCCGGCGGCGGGCGAACCAGGCCGATGCCCTGGTGGAGGCCGTGGCGGACCATGCCGCCCGGATCTTCGCGGATCACCGGATCGAGTACCTGGCTCCCGGCGGCGACCGGACCCTGGCGGAGCAGGTCCTTGCCGAACCGGCGCTGAAGCAGTTCGCCGCACGGCCGCGGCTGGCGTTCCTGGACGTACCCGATCCGCGGGCAGCGGTCCTGAAGAAAGCCGCCGCGGACCTGTGTGCGGTGCGGATCCTGGTGACGGACCCGCCGGCGAACGACAGAAGTTAG
- the ruvX gene encoding Holliday junction resolvase RuvX, whose product MNEAAVPGVYPKGVKLGVDVGTVRVGVAVCDRDGILATPLRTLERNAKKDTDVRILAALALELGVVEIFVGLPRTMKGEEHASARMATDYAKLLAGKLWECGCEVPVRLVDERLSTVTAHRNLHEAGMSSRNHRKVVDQVAAAGILQHAIDMQKARGTEVGSRVYAESAPGPSADGAQARPALDTHSAQRILPKMEGYSEPGQQ is encoded by the coding sequence ATGAACGAAGCTGCCGTGCCCGGCGTCTACCCCAAGGGCGTGAAACTCGGGGTGGACGTGGGCACCGTCAGGGTCGGTGTGGCGGTCTGCGACCGTGACGGTATCCTGGCCACACCCTTGCGCACCCTGGAGCGGAACGCCAAGAAGGACACCGACGTTCGGATCCTTGCGGCTCTGGCCCTGGAACTCGGCGTGGTCGAGATCTTTGTGGGCCTGCCGCGGACAATGAAGGGCGAGGAACATGCCTCGGCCCGGATGGCCACAGACTACGCAAAGCTACTGGCGGGTAAACTGTGGGAGTGCGGTTGCGAGGTACCGGTACGGCTGGTCGATGAGCGGCTGAGCACCGTTACCGCCCACCGGAACCTGCACGAGGCTGGCATGAGCAGCCGAAATCACCGTAAGGTTGTTGATCAGGTTGCGGCCGCAGGTATCCTGCAACATGCAATCGATATGCAAAAGGCCAGGGGGACGGAGGTCGGAAGCCGCGTGTACGCGGAGTCCGCACCGGGGCCAAGCGCGGATGGCGCTCAAGCCCGTCCGGCGCTAGACACACATTCTGCACAACGCATTCTGCCCAAAATGGAAGGCTACAGTGAGCCCGGTCAACAGTGA
- a CDS encoding DUF948 domain-containing protein — protein MTGGDIAGLIAAGVFALLVLLLAVPILKLGGVFDEVRTSIRSISDGATPLMDEVTATVSTTNEQLKKVDGIANNVSDASANISALSSLVAATVGSPLIKVASFSYGVRAAFSARKKPATGRRSR, from the coding sequence ATGACTGGTGGCGATATTGCCGGCCTGATCGCGGCCGGAGTGTTTGCACTGCTCGTCCTGCTGCTGGCGGTACCGATTCTGAAGCTCGGAGGAGTGTTCGACGAAGTGCGGACCTCCATCCGTTCGATCAGCGACGGTGCCACCCCGCTCATGGACGAAGTCACCGCCACCGTCTCGACCACCAATGAGCAGCTGAAGAAGGTCGACGGGATCGCGAACAACGTCTCCGACGCGTCAGCCAACATCTCGGCACTGTCCTCGCTCGTGGCCGCCACCGTGGGTTCGCCGCTGATCAAGGTCGCCTCCTTCAGCTACGGCGTGCGAGCTGCCTTTTCTGCCCGCAAAAAGCCCGCCACCGGCCGCCGCAGCCGCTAA
- a CDS encoding cupin, translating into MPVNFVTALSVKSFDVPDKRRCPENAEFDLVTVDDYSVARLILGPGWRWSESIKPFERTERCEHHHLGFCISGMMEVESSEGLRLTIRANDTYAIPPGHDEWVAGPAPFVAVEFLGAASFGRRSGRGLHVRT; encoded by the coding sequence ATGCCGGTAAATTTCGTCACAGCCTTGTCGGTCAAGTCCTTTGATGTACCGGACAAAAGACGATGCCCGGAGAACGCCGAATTCGATCTGGTCACCGTGGACGACTACTCGGTGGCCCGGCTGATCCTGGGCCCGGGCTGGCGGTGGTCCGAGTCCATCAAACCTTTCGAGCGGACCGAACGCTGCGAACATCACCATCTGGGGTTCTGCATCTCGGGGATGATGGAAGTGGAATCCTCCGAAGGGCTGCGCTTGACGATCCGCGCCAACGATACCTACGCGATTCCGCCCGGCCACGATGAATGGGTAGCGGGGCCGGCGCCGTTCGTGGCGGTGGAATTCCTCGGTGCGGCATCGTTCGGACGGCGCAGTGGCCGGGGTCTGCACGTCCGGACCTGA
- a CDS encoding DUF6167 family protein: protein MNRIIWMGIGVAIGVIAFRKITEAQSNLGPEGLNRAVGRLADGLYDFADAVREGMTERETELRSALGIDAGLEQTIAKGPMGRDAVRR from the coding sequence ATGAACAGAATCATCTGGATGGGAATCGGCGTCGCCATCGGCGTCATCGCGTTCCGCAAGATCACCGAAGCGCAGTCCAACCTGGGCCCCGAGGGCCTTAACCGTGCGGTCGGCCGGCTCGCCGACGGTCTGTACGACTTCGCCGACGCCGTCCGGGAGGGCATGACCGAGCGGGAGACCGAACTCCGAAGTGCCCTGGGCATTGATGCAGGCCTGGAGCAGACCATCGCCAAGGGCCCCATGGGCCGGGATGCAGTCCGGCGCTAG